The following are from one region of the Jatrophihabitans telluris genome:
- a CDS encoding purine-cytosine permease family protein gives MSAVSQRPGSRSADRPAPPALHDDVVTEHAEAPNTLRERAPRTLGLLDQFGFWGNLGVSLFGLTTASTVMYALPDGRPLPFWASVLALVVASALGGAVLGVSLVLGARTGAPAMVLLRGLFGAKASYLPTVLNIVQNLGWGTVEIILIAESLKAVTHDHLPRWLCVLVAGVITTGLTIRPLGAIRVIRKYVTALVVLAIVVLAIGLLRRHIPAVAHSTWGGFWLGVDAVIAVSISWVPLGADYSRHSRTERAAFLGGFVGYGVTQVLCYLVGLIALVELADGADIFSFYLGLPLGTVALAVLVLRETDQSFANTYSTALSIQNLRPTWDRRVLSVGIGALMTLAALKVSLANYYNFLYLIGAVFIPMSGVLIAAWWRGSARGDARRAGSAGGASVWEWDVSEQAPTRPTLLVAWLVGFVTYQVVNPGSLGHWAPFWSRIGRDLHTIGHPWLSASITSFAVALLLALPFAAPAGPRGPVPAATGASADGGTVGGAGG, from the coding sequence GTGTCCGCTGTATCGCAACGTCCCGGCTCCCGCTCCGCGGATCGCCCAGCTCCGCCGGCCCTGCACGACGACGTCGTGACCGAGCATGCCGAGGCGCCCAACACCCTGCGCGAACGGGCGCCCCGCACCCTCGGGCTGCTCGACCAGTTCGGGTTCTGGGGCAATCTCGGGGTGAGCCTGTTCGGGCTGACCACGGCGAGCACGGTCATGTACGCGCTGCCCGACGGACGGCCGCTGCCGTTCTGGGCCAGCGTCCTCGCACTCGTCGTGGCCAGCGCGCTGGGTGGCGCCGTGCTGGGGGTTTCGCTCGTGCTGGGTGCGCGGACCGGCGCCCCGGCAATGGTCCTGCTGCGAGGACTCTTCGGTGCCAAGGCGTCCTACCTGCCGACCGTACTGAACATCGTCCAGAACCTCGGCTGGGGCACGGTGGAGATCATCCTGATCGCCGAGAGCCTCAAGGCGGTGACGCATGATCATCTGCCCCGCTGGCTGTGTGTGCTCGTCGCCGGAGTCATCACGACCGGACTCACGATCCGGCCGCTCGGGGCGATCCGGGTCATCCGCAAGTACGTCACCGCCCTGGTCGTGCTGGCGATCGTCGTGTTGGCGATAGGGCTGCTGCGTAGGCACATTCCGGCCGTCGCCCACTCGACCTGGGGCGGATTCTGGCTGGGAGTCGACGCGGTGATCGCCGTGAGCATCTCGTGGGTCCCGCTGGGCGCGGACTACTCGCGCCATTCCCGGACGGAGCGGGCGGCCTTCCTCGGTGGCTTCGTGGGCTACGGCGTGACGCAGGTTCTCTGTTACCTCGTCGGGCTGATCGCCCTCGTCGAGCTGGCCGACGGTGCCGACATCTTCAGCTTCTACCTGGGTCTGCCGCTGGGTACGGTCGCGCTGGCCGTGCTGGTCCTGCGGGAGACCGATCAGAGCTTCGCCAACACCTACTCGACCGCCCTGTCGATCCAGAACCTCCGGCCGACCTGGGATCGGCGCGTGCTCTCGGTCGGGATCGGCGCGCTCATGACGCTCGCCGCGCTCAAGGTCAGCCTGGCCAACTACTACAACTTCCTCTATCTGATCGGGGCGGTGTTCATCCCGATGTCCGGGGTGCTGATCGCGGCCTGGTGGCGAGGCTCGGCTCGGGGCGACGCGCGCCGGGCTGGTTCGGCCGGGGGCGCTTCGGTGTGGGAGTGGGACGTCTCCGAGCAGGCTCCGACCCGGCCCACGCTGCTCGTCGCCTGGCTGGTGGGGTTTGTGACCTACCAGGTCGTCAACCCCGGTTCGCTGGGGCACTGGGCGCCGTTCTGGTCGAGGATCGGACGGGACCTGCACACGATCGGGCATCCCTGGCTGTCGGCGTCCATCACGTCGTTCGCGGTTGCGCTGTTGCTCGCGCTGCCGTTCGCCGCTCCGGCAGGACCTCGGGGCCCCGTTCCGGCCGCGACCGGTGCGAGTGCTGACGGGGGCACGGTTGGTGGCGCCGGCGGTTGA
- the thiD gene encoding bifunctional hydroxymethylpyrimidine kinase/phosphomethylpyrimidine kinase translates to MSSTAAAAALPARALTIASSDSGGGAGIQADLKAFARCGVHGMSVIVALTAQNTTGVSAIHECPPRFVADQLEAVLTDLPPAAIKTGMLLSAPIITTVANHLAGKGIPLVIDPVMVASSGSRLLREDAVAALIEELFPLATVITPNLMEAQALTGLGTENRAEIAEALVALGAPAALVTGGHGIDPIDHLYDGRAHLEMPVTRYPLAATHGAGCTHSATLAACLARGMDLAGAARTAGTVASEAVRCGLVGLGAGDGPVDALDVRRLSPPTLTDRH, encoded by the coding sequence GTGTCTTCCACCGCGGCGGCTGCCGCCCTGCCCGCCCGTGCGCTGACCATCGCCTCCTCCGATTCCGGCGGTGGGGCCGGCATCCAGGCGGACCTGAAGGCGTTCGCCCGCTGCGGGGTGCACGGCATGTCGGTCATCGTCGCCCTGACCGCGCAGAACACCACCGGCGTCAGCGCCATCCACGAATGCCCGCCCCGGTTCGTGGCCGATCAGCTCGAGGCGGTCCTGACCGACCTGCCGCCGGCGGCGATCAAGACTGGCATGCTGTTGTCCGCCCCGATCATCACCACGGTGGCGAACCACCTTGCCGGAAAGGGGATTCCGCTGGTCATCGATCCGGTCATGGTGGCCTCGTCGGGGTCGCGGCTGCTGCGTGAGGACGCGGTCGCCGCGCTGATCGAGGAACTCTTCCCGCTCGCGACGGTCATCACACCGAACCTGATGGAGGCCCAGGCGCTCACCGGACTGGGCACCGAGAACCGCGCGGAGATCGCCGAGGCGCTCGTCGCCCTGGGCGCCCCGGCAGCCCTGGTCACGGGAGGCCACGGCATCGACCCGATCGACCACCTGTACGACGGTCGCGCCCATCTGGAGATGCCGGTGACGCGCTACCCGCTGGCCGCGACCCACGGCGCCGGTTGCACCCATTCGGCGACGCTGGCGGCGTGCCTGGCGCGCGGGATGGATCTGGCCGGCGCGGCGCGGACCGCCGGCACCGTGGCCTCGGAGGCGGTGCGCTGCGGCCTGGTCGGTCTCGGTGCGGGCGACGGCCCGGTCGACGCGCTGGACGTCCGGCGGCTGTCCCCGCCTACGCTCACCGACCGGCACTGA
- a CDS encoding ROK family protein, which produces MIVPAVPAVPAVPAVPAVRAVPILEVGGTHVTTAWIDPTGWQPSGVRRRSLDATADSSTLIGEFVAAASALQAPAGACWGVAMPGPFDYLAGIGRFAGVAKFESLNGVNLRTALLESIRPQPGSIGFINDASAFLVGEWLAGAARGRDRVVGITLGTGIGSAFLADGAIVDEGPQVPPHGEVHLLTHDGRPVEDWVSRRALLRDYAEAGGDPAADVREMAQSARAGRGPAQAVLDRSFRLLGEILGPVLARFGAEQLVLGGSISRAFELFEKPFRIGLSAAAPGLAIVLAADAERAALVGAAYPALSAAASAG; this is translated from the coding sequence ATGATCGTCCCCGCCGTCCCCGCCGTCCCCGCCGTCCCCGCCGTCCCCGCCGTTCGCGCGGTCCCGATTCTGGAGGTCGGCGGGACGCACGTGACCACGGCCTGGATCGACCCCACCGGCTGGCAACCGTCCGGAGTGCGTCGGCGCTCGCTCGACGCCACAGCGGATTCATCAACCCTGATCGGCGAGTTCGTTGCGGCGGCGTCGGCACTGCAGGCGCCGGCGGGTGCGTGCTGGGGCGTGGCGATGCCGGGACCGTTCGACTATCTCGCGGGCATCGGTCGGTTCGCCGGCGTGGCCAAGTTCGAGAGCCTGAACGGGGTGAACCTGCGGACGGCGCTCCTGGAGAGTATTCGTCCGCAGCCGGGGTCGATCGGTTTCATCAACGATGCCAGCGCATTCCTCGTCGGCGAATGGCTGGCCGGGGCCGCCCGCGGCCGGGACCGGGTCGTCGGCATCACCCTCGGCACCGGGATCGGCTCGGCCTTCCTCGCCGACGGGGCCATCGTCGACGAGGGGCCACAGGTTCCGCCGCACGGTGAGGTTCACCTGCTCACGCATGACGGACGTCCGGTGGAGGATTGGGTTTCTCGTCGTGCCCTGCTTCGTGACTATGCCGAGGCGGGGGGCGATCCCGCCGCTGATGTCCGCGAGATGGCGCAGTCGGCCCGGGCAGGCCGGGGACCGGCCCAGGCAGTGCTCGATCGCTCCTTCCGTCTGCTGGGCGAGATCCTCGGACCGGTGCTGGCGCGCTTCGGAGCCGAGCAACTCGTGCTGGGTGGATCGATCAGCCGGGCGTTCGAGCTGTTCGAAAAGCCTTTCCGGATCGGGTTGTCGGCGGCGGCGCCAGGGCTGGCGATCGTGCTGGCCGCCGACGCCGAGCGCGCGGCGTTGGTCGGGGCGGCCTACCCGGCGCTGAGCGCGGCGGCATCGGCTGGCTGA
- a CDS encoding mycothione reductase: protein MADFDLAIIGTGSGNSVLTPDFDGKRVVIIEEGTFGGTCLNVGCIPTKMFVYAAEVATTITESARYGIDSQLTGVRWPDIRDRIFDRIDPISAGGKTYRERSDNVTLLTGHARFIGPKRLQVSTGEGDVIVTAEQIVIATGAHPMIPDVIAESGVPFHTSDTIMRLPDLPRRLVIVGGGYIGAEFAHVFSALGSEITLISRSSALLRHLDTEISEAFTKIAGQQWDVRLSVQIEDVTATGGQISLRLSDGGVVDGDVLLVATGRVPNTSGLDLAAAGIDVLDDARLRVDDYGRTSVPGVYGLGDVSSEHQLKHVANHESRIVAHNLAHPQDLRPFDHRFVPAAVFTHPQLATVGLTEEEVVELGLDYVSATQHYSGTAYGWAMEDTLGLCKLIADPNTGLLLGAHLMGYQASNLIQPLIQAMSFGQRVTDVARGQYWIHPALMEVVENALLKLGLS, encoded by the coding sequence GTGGCGGACTTCGACCTGGCGATCATCGGTACCGGCTCCGGCAACAGCGTTCTGACACCGGATTTCGACGGCAAGCGCGTCGTCATCATCGAGGAGGGCACCTTCGGTGGCACGTGCCTCAACGTCGGCTGCATCCCGACGAAGATGTTCGTCTACGCGGCTGAAGTGGCGACCACGATCACCGAATCCGCTCGCTACGGGATCGACTCGCAGCTGACCGGCGTCCGCTGGCCCGACATCCGCGACCGGATCTTCGATCGGATCGACCCGATCTCGGCCGGTGGCAAGACCTACCGCGAACGCTCGGACAACGTCACGTTGCTCACCGGGCACGCCCGCTTCATCGGGCCCAAGCGCCTGCAGGTCAGCACCGGTGAGGGCGATGTGATCGTGACCGCCGAACAGATCGTGATCGCGACCGGCGCGCATCCGATGATCCCCGACGTCATCGCCGAGTCCGGCGTGCCCTTTCACACCTCGGACACCATCATGCGCCTGCCAGACCTGCCGCGCCGACTGGTCATCGTCGGCGGTGGCTACATCGGGGCCGAGTTCGCGCACGTGTTCTCGGCCCTGGGCAGCGAGATCACCCTCATCTCCCGGTCATCGGCGCTGCTGCGGCATCTGGACACCGAGATCTCCGAGGCCTTCACCAAGATCGCCGGCCAGCAATGGGATGTACGGCTCTCGGTGCAGATCGAGGACGTCACCGCGACGGGCGGCCAGATCAGCCTGCGCCTGTCCGATGGTGGGGTGGTCGACGGCGACGTCCTGCTGGTGGCGACCGGGCGCGTTCCCAACACCTCCGGCCTCGACCTGGCCGCGGCGGGCATCGACGTGCTCGACGATGCCCGACTGCGCGTCGACGACTACGGCCGGACGAGCGTTCCCGGCGTCTACGGCCTGGGTGACGTGTCCTCCGAACATCAGCTCAAGCACGTGGCCAACCACGAGTCCCGCATCGTCGCCCACAATCTGGCCCATCCGCAGGACCTGCGCCCGTTCGATCACCGCTTCGTGCCGGCCGCGGTGTTCACCCATCCACAACTGGCAACGGTCGGCCTGACGGAGGAGGAGGTCGTGGAACTGGGCCTGGACTACGTCAGCGCGACCCAGCATTACTCCGGCACCGCCTACGGCTGGGCGATGGAGGACACCCTCGGCCTGTGCAAGCTCATCGCGGACCCGAACACGGGTCTGCTGCTCGGCGCGCACCTGATGGGCTACCAGGCCTCGAACCTCATCCAGCCGTTGATCCAGGCGATGTCCTTCGGTCAGCGGGTGACCGACGTGGCCCGAGGCCAGTACTGGATCCACCCCGCGCTGATGGAGGTCGTGGAGAATGCCCTGCTGAAACTGGGACTTTCATGA
- a CDS encoding lipase family alpha/beta hydrolase, translating to MIARSKSATASAYWRIMDAMLSALAPARRRLVLVLGALIVVAVLAASAALLVSRSRGEAAPAPVNQQRVGPILLVPGYGGSRTGLSILAARLAKDTGRTVSVMTLPGSGTGDLQAQAVALGVTAKALLARTGAGSLDVVGYSAGGIVARLWADAHGGSSIARRIVTLGAPHHGTELASLGSLFSSACPVACQQLTPDSPLLSGLNASPVRASPSLVSIWSTRDDVILPPTSSQLAGALDVQVQAVCPASQVTHSALPTDPAVQSLVESELAVGAPVPLSALRCTG from the coding sequence ATGATCGCCAGGTCGAAGTCCGCCACCGCCTCAGCCTACTGGCGCATCATGGACGCCATGCTGTCCGCGCTCGCACCGGCCCGTCGCCGGCTGGTCCTGGTGCTGGGCGCCCTGATCGTCGTTGCGGTGCTGGCGGCCTCGGCGGCGCTGCTGGTGTCCCGCTCGCGGGGCGAGGCCGCGCCCGCACCGGTGAACCAACAGCGGGTCGGTCCGATCCTGCTCGTGCCGGGCTACGGCGGTTCCCGCACGGGTCTGTCGATCCTGGCCGCACGGCTGGCGAAGGACACCGGACGGACGGTCTCGGTGATGACCTTGCCCGGCAGCGGAACCGGTGACCTGCAGGCCCAGGCGGTGGCCCTCGGGGTGACGGCGAAGGCACTGCTGGCGCGCACCGGCGCCGGCAGCCTGGACGTCGTCGGCTATTCGGCCGGCGGCATCGTGGCCAGGCTCTGGGCCGACGCACACGGGGGATCCTCCATAGCGCGGCGGATAGTCACGTTGGGCGCGCCGCATCACGGCACCGAACTGGCCTCGCTCGGCTCGCTGTTCAGCTCGGCCTGCCCGGTGGCCTGTCAGCAGCTGACCCCGGACAGCCCCCTGCTGAGCGGTTTGAACGCCTCGCCGGTGCGAGCTTCGCCCAGCCTCGTCTCGATCTGGAGCACCCGCGACGACGTGATCCTGCCGCCGACCTCCTCGCAGCTGGCCGGCGCCTTGGACGTGCAGGTCCAAGCCGTCTGCCCGGCCAGCCAGGTCACGCACAGCGCGTTGCCCACCGACCCGGCGGTGCAGTCGCTGGTCGAGTCCGAACTGGCCGTGGGGGCACCGGTGCCACTCTCGGCGCTGCGGTGTACTGGCTGA
- a CDS encoding ABC transporter permease: MTRLELRKLFGRRRTWLTLILLNALPTLVAVLLATTHIAPRPGQGPAFLSAVLTNGSLFSVAALAIVLPLFLPIAVAVVAGDSIAGEAQAGTLRYLLIRPVGRTRLLVAKLAAVFVFVMVTVVVVAGVGFVVGRLLLGHQPLSSAVVSVSGTELTPAQLTWRIAIAIAYTGFSMLGVAAMAIFLSTLTDSPLTASLGAMAFLIGSSVFLTLDAARSLQPYLPTRYWLSFVDLFRDPVLLRNVERGVVLQAVYVAVLLLAAWANFQSKDITS, encoded by the coding sequence ATGACCCGCCTGGAATTGCGAAAACTGTTCGGCCGCAGGCGAACCTGGCTGACGTTGATCCTGCTCAACGCGCTGCCCACCCTGGTGGCCGTCCTGCTGGCGACCACGCACATCGCCCCGCGACCGGGCCAGGGCCCGGCGTTCCTGTCGGCCGTCCTGACCAACGGATCGCTGTTCTCGGTGGCGGCCCTGGCCATCGTGCTGCCCCTGTTCCTGCCGATCGCCGTCGCGGTGGTGGCCGGGGACTCGATCGCGGGGGAGGCCCAGGCCGGCACGCTGCGGTACCTGCTCATCCGTCCGGTCGGACGCACCCGGCTGCTGGTCGCCAAGCTCGCCGCGGTGTTCGTCTTCGTCATGGTGACCGTGGTGGTGGTCGCCGGCGTCGGTTTCGTGGTCGGCCGGTTGCTCCTGGGTCATCAGCCCTTGAGCTCGGCGGTCGTCAGCGTCTCGGGAACGGAGCTGACCCCGGCCCAGTTGACCTGGCGCATCGCGATCGCCATTGCGTACACGGGTTTTTCGATGCTCGGCGTCGCCGCGATGGCCATCTTCCTGTCGACGCTGACCGACTCACCGCTTACGGCGTCCCTGGGTGCCATGGCGTTCCTGATCGGCTCCTCGGTATTCCTCACTCTCGACGCCGCGCGCTCGCTGCAGCCTTACCTGCCCACTCGCTACTGGCTCTCGTTCGTCGACCTCTTCCGCGATCCCGTCCTGCTGCGCAACGTCGAGCGTGGGGTGGTGCTGCAGGCTGTCTACGTCGCTGTCCTGCTGCTGGCGGCGTGGGCAAACTTCCAGTCCAAGGACATCACTTCTTGA
- a CDS encoding ABC transporter ATP-binding protein, translating into MISTSGLTKRYGKIEAVSQVDLDVREGDIYGFLGANGSGKTTTVRMLLGLVLATSGEIQVLGQDMPGASSRVLAEVGALVEGPAAYGHLSGRKNLRLSDAAGPARPRHSRAERIERVLAEVGLDEVDERPVRAYSLGMRQRLGIAAALLGRPRLLVLDEPTNGLDPQGIREMRELLQSLNAAGVTIFLSSHLLAEVEQLCTRIGVLDRGRLILQAPLAELRRPTGNTVLITPDPEAALALLNGRVRHRDGQRLVVRGADPAEVNARLVSAGVAVSELVAERRALEDVVLEASSASADRMSAR; encoded by the coding sequence GTGATCTCGACGTCCGGACTGACCAAGCGATACGGCAAGATCGAGGCCGTCTCGCAGGTCGATCTCGACGTGCGGGAAGGTGACATCTACGGGTTCCTGGGCGCCAACGGCTCCGGCAAGACCACCACCGTCCGGATGTTGCTCGGGCTGGTCCTGGCGACCTCCGGTGAGATCCAGGTTCTGGGGCAGGACATGCCGGGTGCCTCCTCGCGGGTGCTGGCTGAGGTTGGTGCCCTGGTCGAAGGACCGGCCGCGTACGGCCATCTGTCGGGCCGGAAGAATCTGCGGCTGTCCGACGCGGCCGGCCCGGCCAGACCCCGGCACAGCCGGGCCGAACGGATCGAGCGGGTACTGGCCGAGGTGGGCCTGGACGAGGTGGACGAACGGCCGGTGCGCGCGTACTCGCTGGGAATGCGCCAACGCCTCGGAATCGCCGCCGCGCTGCTGGGCCGTCCCCGCCTGCTGGTTCTGGACGAGCCGACGAACGGCCTTGATCCACAGGGCATTCGGGAGATGCGCGAGCTGCTGCAGTCCCTCAACGCCGCGGGGGTCACGATCTTCCTGTCCAGCCATCTGCTCGCCGAGGTGGAACAGCTCTGCACGCGCATCGGGGTGCTCGACCGGGGTCGGCTGATTCTGCAAGCCCCGCTGGCCGAGCTGCGGCGCCCGACCGGCAACACCGTGCTGATCACGCCCGACCCCGAGGCAGCGCTGGCGCTGCTCAACGGCCGCGTTCGCCATCGGGACGGGCAACGCCTGGTGGTGCGCGGCGCCGACCCGGCTGAGGTCAACGCCCGCCTCGTCTCGGCGGGCGTTGCCGTGTCCGAACTCGTGGCCGAACGCCGCGCTCTGGAAGACGTGGTGCTGGAAGCCAGCTCCGCCAGCGCGGATCGGATGAGCGCACGATGA
- a CDS encoding sigma-E factor regulatory protein RseB domain-containing protein → MGRSRRWTIVVAAVATLIGLSLLVAARPAPASGLSAADLRGRVLASAGMPYSGYAEAVGSLSLPVTTSFSSLTDLLGGRTQLRVWFAGPAQWRVDQLSLVGESDTYRDHDGTITWDYERSRATFAEVGADGQVRLPVATDLLPPELGRRLLSQAQPDELARIGQQRIAGHAAAGLRLVPRQTGSTITRVELWVDEASGIPLKVQVYAGAGSADVSTSFLDFSASPPAERDTAFSTPVGANLQVERGLDVPGLVRRFAHGTPPPALAGVARNDQLGALAGTDRIGVYGRGITEFIAAPLPDRLAGSLLSQLEKVPSAVKDAVGIHVAVGPVSLLLATASPTRSAWLLTGSVTSSLLNTAAADLPSNDGGNP, encoded by the coding sequence ATGGGGCGCAGCCGGCGGTGGACGATCGTGGTCGCCGCCGTCGCGACCCTGATCGGCTTGTCCCTGCTCGTCGCAGCCCGCCCCGCGCCGGCGTCCGGCCTGTCCGCCGCCGACCTGCGTGGCCGGGTGCTGGCCTCGGCGGGCATGCCCTACTCCGGCTATGCCGAAGCGGTAGGCAGCCTCAGCCTGCCGGTGACCACCTCCTTCAGCTCGCTGACCGACCTGCTCGGCGGTCGCACCCAGTTGCGGGTGTGGTTCGCCGGCCCCGCTCAGTGGCGGGTCGATCAGCTCAGCCTGGTGGGCGAGAGCGATACGTACCGGGACCACGACGGCACCATCACCTGGGACTACGAGCGCAGCCGGGCCACCTTCGCCGAGGTCGGCGCCGACGGTCAGGTGAGGTTGCCCGTGGCGACCGACCTGCTCCCACCCGAGCTCGGACGGCGACTGCTGTCGCAGGCACAGCCGGACGAGCTCGCCCGGATCGGGCAGCAACGCATCGCCGGTCACGCCGCCGCGGGCCTGCGGTTGGTGCCTCGGCAGACCGGCTCGACGATCACCCGGGTGGAGCTGTGGGTCGACGAGGCCAGCGGAATCCCGCTGAAGGTCCAGGTCTACGCCGGCGCGGGTTCTGCCGATGTCAGCACATCGTTCCTCGACTTCAGCGCGTCGCCTCCCGCCGAGCGCGACACCGCCTTCAGCACGCCGGTCGGCGCGAACCTCCAGGTCGAGCGCGGTCTGGACGTGCCGGGGCTGGTCCGGCGGTTCGCGCACGGCACGCCTCCGCCGGCTCTGGCGGGAGTGGCCCGTAACGACCAGTTGGGCGCGCTCGCGGGCACCGACCGCATCGGCGTCTACGGACGGGGCATCACCGAGTTCATCGCGGCGCCGCTGCCTGACCGATTGGCCGGATCATTGCTGTCCCAACTGGAGAAAGTTCCCTCGGCCGTCAAGGACGCCGTCGGCATCCACGTCGCCGTCGGACCGGTCTCCCTACTCCTGGCCACGGCCTCGCCGACACGATCGGCGTGGCTGCTCACCGGTTCGGTCACCAGCTCGCTGCTCAACACGGCGGCGGCGGATCTGCCCAGCAACGACGGGGGAAACCCGTGA
- a CDS encoding response regulator transcription factor produces the protein MSQAPERPDCVPDSVPEFALDFVLVEDHLLLAETLRLALIDRALTVEILAPAPLPILQQALLSRRPALVLLDLDLGAFGDTTPMIQPLSRAGVRVLLVSGVSDPLRVAAAEQAGAIGFVAKADGFDTLLASAERARFHDGYLDPPARAARLAALTEHRAEAAARLGPFDRLTEREQQALVALAEGHSVRDIADDWFVSEATVRSHVRGVLTKLGTASQLGAVAAALRSGWLRAR, from the coding sequence ATGAGCCAAGCGCCGGAGCGGCCCGACTGCGTCCCCGACTCCGTCCCCGAATTCGCGCTCGACTTCGTGCTCGTAGAGGACCACCTGCTGCTGGCCGAGACGCTGCGGCTGGCCCTGATCGATCGAGCGCTGACGGTCGAGATCCTCGCCCCGGCGCCGTTGCCGATCCTGCAGCAGGCGCTGCTGTCCCGTCGTCCCGCCCTCGTACTGCTCGATCTGGACCTCGGGGCCTTCGGCGACACCACCCCGATGATCCAGCCCCTGAGCCGGGCCGGCGTCCGGGTGCTGCTCGTCTCCGGGGTCAGCGACCCGCTTCGAGTGGCTGCGGCCGAACAGGCCGGCGCCATCGGCTTCGTGGCGAAGGCCGACGGTTTCGACACCCTGCTGGCCAGCGCCGAACGGGCACGGTTTCACGACGGATACCTTGATCCGCCGGCTCGGGCGGCCAGGCTGGCTGCCCTGACCGAGCATCGTGCGGAGGCGGCTGCCCGGCTCGGTCCCTTCGACCGTCTCACCGAGCGAGAGCAGCAGGCGCTGGTGGCGCTGGCCGAGGGGCATTCGGTCCGCGACATCGCCGATGATTGGTTCGTCTCCGAAGCCACCGTGCGCAGTCACGTCCGAGGCGTGCTCACCAAGCTCGGCACCGCCTCCCAGCTCGGCGCGGTCGCCGCCGCTCTCCGTTCGGGCTGGCTGCGAGCTCGCTGA
- a CDS encoding sensor histidine kinase, with amino-acid sequence MRAYRGADRRHPVAMATNRRLHRRVRSFSVLALLGVLVLAVAAPRLRATEFQQFMASLRAVGATLFMAAGFLRLARWRLTGEARVACSAIALVTLGSALCLVGILGPLLRHDPGVATSIPLARLLFVLPVLGVLAIGLRTAPVRAGLRPGRTIAVLLAGMIALSALVSAPGMLWFTLGSGSPVWFGVECSAALAWLALAWGHFRGGRAEARRVGRLTTRWVAWGMTLMAASELLRAISLGHPGAVAVLGSGTQAIAAGLAVSAAACDLWEAFFSYGSRTVRLTGELDETQRVLADTEQRERERIHDARTAVVGVLGASRLLSSNPNRRTEHGRLHELMTAELTRLSTVLDPVAREEIAPFALAVLQPVLEAQRLAGLDVHWDLGEHVVLGRRLATATVLANLLTNVGRHAPAASVSVTGRLAESCVRIEVCDDGPGIAVGDFDRILDRGARGAASTSSGVPGSGLGLFTAARAMAEQGGCLSLHPSPSGGLLVRLDLPSAEQRRRFSPTTVLPGETVAVSALRAG; translated from the coding sequence ATGCGCGCCTATCGGGGTGCTGATCGACGGCATCCGGTGGCGATGGCCACGAACCGGCGATTGCACCGGCGCGTGCGCTCGTTCAGCGTGCTCGCCCTGCTCGGGGTGCTCGTGCTCGCGGTAGCGGCCCCCCGGCTGCGCGCCACAGAGTTCCAGCAGTTCATGGCCTCATTGCGGGCGGTGGGCGCCACCCTGTTCATGGCGGCCGGATTCCTGCGCCTGGCCCGCTGGCGGCTGACGGGCGAGGCCCGGGTGGCCTGCAGCGCGATCGCGCTCGTCACCCTGGGCTCGGCCCTGTGCCTGGTCGGGATCCTGGGCCCGTTGCTACGCCACGATCCCGGCGTCGCGACGTCGATCCCGCTCGCGCGGCTGTTGTTCGTCCTGCCCGTGCTCGGCGTCCTGGCGATCGGCCTGCGGACTGCCCCGGTGCGGGCCGGCCTGCGCCCGGGGCGGACGATCGCGGTCCTGCTGGCCGGCATGATCGCGCTGTCAGCGCTGGTCAGCGCGCCGGGCATGCTCTGGTTCACCCTCGGGTCGGGCTCGCCGGTGTGGTTCGGAGTCGAGTGCTCCGCCGCGCTGGCGTGGCTTGCGCTGGCCTGGGGGCACTTCCGCGGCGGTCGCGCCGAGGCGCGTCGGGTCGGCCGGCTGACAACCCGCTGGGTCGCCTGGGGTATGACATTGATGGCGGCCTCGGAGCTGCTGCGGGCGATCAGCCTGGGTCACCCGGGTGCGGTCGCCGTGCTCGGCTCGGGGACGCAGGCGATCGCCGCGGGGTTGGCGGTGTCGGCAGCGGCCTGTGATCTGTGGGAGGCGTTCTTCTCCTACGGCAGCCGGACGGTCCGTCTCACCGGCGAGCTCGACGAGACCCAACGGGTGCTGGCCGACACCGAACAGCGGGAACGCGAACGCATCCACGACGCCCGGACCGCGGTGGTCGGTGTGCTCGGCGCGTCCCGTCTGCTGAGCTCGAACCCGAACCGGCGCACGGAGCACGGCCGCCTGCACGAGCTGATGACCGCGGAGCTGACGAGGCTGTCCACGGTGCTGGACCCGGTCGCCCGCGAGGAGATCGCACCGTTTGCGCTGGCCGTCCTGCAGCCCGTGCTGGAGGCGCAGCGGCTGGCCGGCCTGGATGTCCACTGGGATCTCGGCGAGCACGTCGTGCTGGGCCGGCGACTGGCGACGGCCACCGTGCTGGCCAACCTGCTCACCAACGTCGGGCGCCATGCGCCAGCCGCGTCGGTCAGCGTGACCGGTCGGCTGGCCGAATCGTGCGTGCGGATCGAGGTGTGCGACGACGGCCCCGGCATCGCCGTGGGCGACTTCGACCGCATCCTCGACCGAGGTGCGCGCGGGGCCGCGAGCACCTCCTCCGGCGTCCCCGGCAGCGGACTCGGCCTGTTCACCGCCGCACGGGCGATGGCCGAGCAGGGTGGCTGTCTGAGCCTGCACCCGTCGCCGTCCGGCGGCCTGCTGGTCCGCCTCGACCTGCCCTCGGCCGAACAGCGACGCCGGTTCAGCCCAACGACGGTGCTCCCGGGCGAGACGGTCGCGGTGTCGGCGTTGCGGGCCGGGTGA